In one window of Spiroplasma corruscae DNA:
- a CDS encoding ATP-grasp domain-containing protein, whose amino-acid sequence MRVGIIGGGQLARMLILSSPDTEFIVLEPKIDNSCSDLGVVILNYDYNDKEALRKLSSLVDVITYEFENIDDGVLNEFKSKIKPGIDFLKVSKNRFKEKVFAKDYGLKTLLFYPINSQDQIKDLIFYKKIDYPFILKVNSGGYDGKGQYIIKSKEDYLKIKYNVSYLLEEFFNFDYETSVLVTRSTLKQIYFFPTPINYHENGILKKSLVLAKKNLINSKLKKIIKKILIKENIIGTVAFEFFVKNKELYFNEMAPRVHNTGHYSLDGCNVSQFRNHILAITSRKIIKPKLLKKTIMYNLLGNEINTSFILNNVYRYDYKKKEPLQKRKMGHINISDNNKKNLIKKFNEIKKFLEEENV is encoded by the coding sequence ATGAGAGTGGGAATAATTGGTGGTGGTCAACTAGCAAGGATGTTAATACTTTCTTCACCAGACACAGAATTTATTGTTTTAGAGCCAAAAATAGATAATAGTTGCTCGGACCTTGGTGTAGTTATATTAAATTATGATTATAATGACAAGGAAGCATTAAGAAAGCTGTCAAGTTTAGTAGATGTTATAACATATGAGTTTGAGAATATTGATGATGGCGTTCTTAATGAATTTAAATCTAAAATAAAACCTGGAATAGATTTTTTAAAGGTTTCAAAAAATAGATTTAAGGAGAAGGTTTTTGCTAAAGATTATGGACTTAAAACATTATTATTTTATCCAATCAATTCCCAAGATCAAATAAAGGATCTTATATTTTATAAAAAAATAGACTACCCATTCATACTAAAAGTTAACTCAGGTGGCTATGATGGTAAGGGACAATATATAATAAAATCCAAAGAAGATTATTTAAAAATTAAATATAACGTTTCTTATTTACTTGAAGAGTTTTTCAATTTCGATTATGAAACTAGTGTGTTAGTTACAAGAAGTACACTAAAACAAATATACTTTTTTCCAACTCCAATAAATTATCATGAGAATGGTATATTAAAAAAATCATTAGTACTAGCTAAAAAAAACTTAATAAATAGTAAATTAAAAAAAATAATAAAAAAAATTCTAATAAAAGAAAATATAATTGGCACCGTAGCATTTGAGTTTTTTGTAAAAAATAAAGAACTATATTTTAATGAGATGGCACCCAGGGTTCACAACACAGGTCATTACTCATTAGATGGTTGTAATGTAAGTCAGTTCAGAAACCATATACTTGCTATAACAAGTAGAAAAATAATTAAACCAAAATTATTAAAAAAGACAATCATGTATAACTTATTAGGTAATGAAATAAATACGAGTTTTATATTAAATAACGTATATAGATATGATTATAAAAAAAAGGAACCACTCCAAAAAAGAAAAATGGGACATATAAATATATCGGATAATAATAAAAAAAATCTGATAAAAAAATTCAATGAGATCAAAAAATTTTTGGAGGAAGAAAATGTTTAA
- the purE gene encoding 5-(carboxyamino)imidazole ribonucleotide mutase, with the protein MKNKVSIIMGSISDKKTLEPCIEILNLLEITFDIKVVSAHRTPDLLFNYAKTAADKFDLVIAAAGGSAHLPGMVASLTCLPVIGIPVKSSSLNGIDSLLSIVQMPGGVPVATMAIGESGAKNAALYAARILSLYNDKISKNLNKYINEQTQKVLDIEVI; encoded by the coding sequence ATGAAGAATAAAGTAAGTATAATAATGGGTTCTATAAGTGATAAAAAAACACTTGAACCATGTATTGAAATACTAAACTTGCTAGAAATTACTTTTGATATAAAAGTTGTTTCAGCCCATAGAACACCTGATTTACTTTTTAATTACGCAAAGACAGCTGCTGATAAGTTTGATTTAGTTATTGCCGCTGCTGGTGGAAGCGCACATTTACCTGGTATGGTCGCAAGTTTAACATGTTTACCTGTTATAGGTATACCTGTAAAATCCAGTTCATTAAATGGAATTGATTCATTATTATCTATTGTACAGATGCCCGGTGGCGTTCCTGTTGCTACAATGGCAATTGGAGAAAGCGGGGCTAAAAATGCAGCACTATATGCGGCCCGAATTTTATCTTTATATAACGATAAAATATCTAAAAACTTGAATAAATATATAAATGAGCAAACTCAAAAAGTATTAGATATTGAGGTTATATAG
- the truA gene encoding tRNA pseudouridine(38-40) synthase TruA: MYYFLLTIAYDGTDFSGWAKQKNKSTIQGELEKAFLKVAPNSELRLVGASKTDAGVHAFDQKVWVELSFSPNISGFLLALNKTLPIGIKIVSMSKINKEYRVRNCKYKIYKYSISNDNLNILKNRFYVYIPKQLSYRIMKKALSFFVGKHNFINFSGLTIEESKIINTVRTIQKISFIKKKNNIYIYFKAKGFIRYQIRMIMGAVIAVGLGKINLDNIKDVLDLKKIKLPYKAEAKGLALVKVVNYN; this comes from the coding sequence GTGTATTATTTTTTACTAACAATTGCATATGATGGTACAGATTTTTCAGGTTGAGCAAAACAGAAAAATAAAAGCACAATACAAGGTGAACTTGAAAAAGCATTTTTAAAAGTAGCTCCAAACTCAGAACTTAGATTGGTTGGTGCATCAAAAACAGATGCTGGTGTTCATGCTTTTGATCAAAAAGTTTGAGTAGAACTTAGCTTCTCACCAAATATCTCAGGTTTTTTATTAGCATTGAATAAAACATTACCTATTGGAATAAAAATAGTTAGTATGTCAAAAATTAATAAGGAATATAGAGTAAGAAACTGTAAATATAAAATATATAAGTACTCAATTTCAAATGATAACTTAAATATATTAAAAAATAGATTTTATGTTTATATTCCAAAGCAACTTTCTTATAGGATTATGAAAAAAGCACTATCATTTTTCGTAGGTAAACACAACTTTATAAACTTCTCTGGATTAACAATAGAAGAATCTAAGATTATAAATACTGTAAGAACAATTCAAAAAATTAGTTTTATTAAAAAAAAGAATAATATATATATTTATTTTAAAGCAAAGGGCTTTATTAGATACCAAATCAGAATGATAATGGGCGCTGTCATTGCAGTAGGTTTAGGAAAAATAAATCTAGATAATATTAAAGATGTTTTAGACTTAAAAAAAATTAAATTACCTTATAAAGCTGAGGCAAAGGGACTTGCACTTGTAAAAGTTGTTAATTACAATTAA
- a CDS encoding energy-coupling factor transporter transmembrane component T family protein yields MRMVFGRYMSYNSVIHKMDPRMKLLMIVSLIIVVFFPIGFTGFVLVGSLIFLMYFISKLSFKMLLKLFFPITFIFIVLVLINIFMLKPEFLKESADGLYLTQDFGYIFKWKVLYFSEKAAYSAIYMTIRIFLMITLTTILTGTTQPLELTLAIEDLLWPLKLIKIPVYIFSIIISIALRMIPTLIDEAGRIMKAQSSRGIDFKNGKFKDKAKAMTSLIIPLLVSAFQKAEDLAYAMDSRGYDPHAKRTRYRQVKFRFIDLLIFLIVMGVAVLMFCYPYINVLHEIQIPRIDFILGLKR; encoded by the coding sequence ATGAGAATGGTTTTTGGTAGGTACATGTCTTATAACTCTGTAATTCATAAGATGGACCCAAGAATGAAACTTCTTATGATAGTTTCGCTAATTATTGTTGTATTTTTTCCAATTGGTTTTACAGGTTTTGTATTAGTAGGTAGTCTTATTTTTCTTATGTATTTTATCAGTAAACTTAGCTTTAAAATGTTACTTAAACTTTTCTTTCCTATTACATTTATATTTATTGTATTAGTATTAATAAATATATTTATGCTTAAACCAGAGTTTCTTAAAGAAAGTGCTGATGGATTATATTTAACACAAGATTTTGGTTATATTTTCAAATGAAAAGTTTTATATTTTTCAGAGAAAGCTGCTTACTCTGCAATATATATGACTATAAGAATATTTTTAATGATTACATTAACAACTATTTTAACAGGTACCACTCAACCATTAGAATTAACACTGGCAATTGAAGACTTGCTATGACCATTAAAATTAATAAAAATACCAGTATATATTTTCTCAATTATAATTTCTATTGCTCTAAGAATGATTCCAACACTAATTGATGAGGCTGGAAGAATAATGAAGGCCCAATCGTCTAGAGGAATTGATTTTAAAAATGGTAAGTTTAAAGATAAAGCTAAGGCTATGACATCACTAATAATTCCTTTATTAGTTTCTGCATTTCAAAAGGCAGAAGATCTTGCATATGCAATGGATTCAAGAGGTTATGATCCGCATGCTAAAAGAACTAGATATAGACAAGTCAAATTTAGATTTATAGATTTATTAATATTCTTAATTGTTATGGGTGTAGCAGTTTTAATGTTTTGCTATCCATATATCAATGTATTACATGAAATACAAATACCAAGAATAGATTTTATTTTGGGTTTAAAAAGATAA
- a CDS encoding energy-coupling factor transporter ATPase has product MTKYDFSGEIIFENVSYSYGWGTPFEFKALDSANLKIKKGKITAVIGMTGSGKSTLIQLTNGLIISETGRTMVGNFPIIARTKKIKLVKELRREIGLVFQFPEYQLFQDTIEKDIAFGPINLGADKVDSIKKVPSLLKLVDLPEEYAKRSPFDLSGGQKRRVAIAGIIAMDGNTLVLDEPTGGLDPQGEEDFMRLFYNLNKEKNKRIIIVTHNMDHVLQIADEVIVMHKGKVISVGTPFEIFSNSDLLHKIEIEPPKLYKLAHKLKDKGLDITDKKFRTINELVKFIKESKK; this is encoded by the coding sequence TTAACAAAGTACGATTTTAGCGGAGAAATAATTTTTGAAAATGTATCTTATTCTTATGGTTGGGGTACACCCTTTGAATTTAAAGCTCTTGATAGTGCAAATTTAAAAATTAAAAAGGGTAAAATTACAGCGGTTATCGGAATGACTGGTAGTGGTAAATCAACATTAATACAATTAACAAATGGTCTTATTATTTCTGAAACTGGTAGAACAATGGTAGGAAACTTCCCTATTATTGCAAGGACAAAAAAAATTAAACTTGTTAAAGAGCTTAGAAGAGAAATTGGATTAGTATTTCAATTCCCTGAGTATCAATTATTTCAAGATACTATTGAAAAAGATATTGCTTTTGGACCAATTAACCTAGGAGCGGATAAGGTAGATTCAATAAAAAAAGTTCCTAGTCTATTAAAACTGGTTGATCTACCAGAAGAATATGCAAAAAGAAGTCCTTTTGATTTAAGTGGTGGTCAAAAACGAAGAGTTGCTATAGCAGGTATTATTGCTATGGATGGAAATACACTTGTGCTTGACGAACCTACTGGTGGTCTTGATCCACAAGGTGAAGAGGATTTCATGAGACTTTTTTATAATTTAAATAAAGAGAAAAACAAAAGAATTATAATTGTCACACACAATATGGACCACGTATTACAAATTGCAGATGAAGTTATTGTAATGCATAAAGGAAAAGTAATCTCAGTTGGAACACCATTTGAAATATTCTCAAACTCAGATTTATTACATAAAATTGAAATCGAACCACCAAAACTTTATAAACTAGCACATAAACTTAAGGATAAAGGTTTAGATATCACAGATAAAAAGTTTAGAACTATAAATGAACTTGTAAAATTTATTAAAGAAAGCAAAAAATAG
- a CDS encoding energy-coupling factor transporter ATPase, with protein sequence MSDYKFLNDSDLNDFKLKLNDLNDNLTRAGKKLVIAKSKFSKREVEKDFVNEYVNQYKNAKKRYLEGCKDERFYDNLKTAKLNLSKTSKQEENYNTILNQYKKAKLLYKGYKETVKERGFGGELNIINNTALKLNDIKFKYRENHPFAVDGVSVKIEHGNYVAIIGHNGSGKSTLSKIIIGVLEPTQGSIEVYGNKVTKGNINIIRKFLGIVFQNPDNQFIGSTVRDDIAFGLENRRVAPSKMNEIIINAAKKVNMENFLDHEPLMLSGGQKQRVAIASALALSPNILIFDEATSMLDPKGKSEVKQIMVELKNTREKTIFSITHDMDEILNADKVMVMNKGKLVRFGSPKEILSDKNFLRSIHLDIPFVAQVEEALQNVGIEVSGSENLDELVEKICQI encoded by the coding sequence ATGTCTGATTATAAGTTTCTAAATGATTCTGATTTAAATGATTTCAAACTTAAGCTAAATGATCTTAATGATAATTTAACTAGAGCTGGAAAAAAATTAGTTATTGCAAAGAGTAAATTCTCAAAAAGAGAAGTAGAGAAAGATTTTGTTAATGAATATGTTAACCAATATAAGAATGCTAAAAAAAGATATTTAGAAGGATGTAAAGATGAAAGATTTTATGATAATTTAAAAACAGCAAAGTTAAATCTATCGAAGACATCAAAACAAGAAGAAAATTACAATACAATTTTAAACCAATATAAAAAAGCAAAATTATTATATAAAGGCTACAAAGAAACTGTTAAGGAACGTGGATTTGGTGGTGAACTAAACATCATTAATAACACTGCTTTAAAATTAAATGATATAAAATTTAAATACAGAGAAAATCATCCTTTTGCAGTTGATGGAGTATCAGTTAAAATTGAACATGGTAATTATGTTGCAATAATTGGACATAATGGAAGTGGAAAGTCTACTCTATCCAAAATAATTATTGGTGTTTTAGAACCTACTCAAGGTAGTATTGAGGTTTACGGAAATAAAGTAACAAAAGGTAACATAAATATTATAAGGAAGTTTTTAGGTATTGTTTTTCAAAATCCAGATAACCAATTTATTGGTTCGACAGTTAGAGATGATATTGCATTTGGGCTAGAAAACAGAAGAGTAGCACCATCAAAAATGAATGAAATTATTATAAACGCTGCTAAAAAAGTAAACATGGAAAATTTTTTAGACCACGAGCCTTTGATGTTAAGTGGTGGTCAAAAACAAAGGGTAGCAATAGCATCTGCATTAGCACTTTCACCAAATATATTAATATTTGATGAAGCGACAAGTATGTTAGATCCAAAAGGTAAGAGTGAAGTTAAACAAATAATGGTTGAGTTAAAAAATACAAGAGAGAAAACTATATTCTCGATAACTCATGATATGGATGAAATACTAAACGCTGACAAAGTTATGGTTATGAATAAAGGTAAATTGGTAAGATTTGGTAGTCCAAAAGAAATATTATCAGATAAAAATTTCTTAAGATCTATACATTTAGATATACCTTTTGTTGCCCAAGTTGAAGAAGCTTTGCAAAATGTAGGTATTGAAGTTTCTGGTAGTGAAAACTTAGATGAACTGGTGGAAAAAATATGTCAAATTTAG
- the rplQ gene encoding 50S ribosomal protein L17 gives MSYIQKQGKNTAWKIALLRNLTTELIIHEKLEITEARAKELRRHFDNMVTLAKKGDIHSRRQAAAWLRHIDVNEKEDALQKLFTKLAKKFKTRNGGYTRILKLDNRRGDNAPMCIIELV, from the coding sequence ATGTCATATATTCAAAAACAAGGTAAAAATACTGCTTGAAAAATAGCTTTATTAAGAAACTTAACAACAGAACTTATAATTCATGAAAAATTGGAAATAACAGAAGCAAGAGCAAAAGAATTAAGAAGACATTTTGATAATATGGTAACACTTGCTAAAAAGGGTGATATTCATTCAAGAAGACAAGCTGCTGCTTGATTGAGACATATTGATGTAAATGAAAAAGAAGATGCTTTACAAAAGTTATTTACTAAACTTGCCAAGAAGTTCAAAACACGAAATGGTGGGTACACAAGAATTTTAAAACTAGATAATAGACGTGGAGATAATGCTCCTATGTGTATTATTGAGTTAGTATAA
- a CDS encoding DNA-directed RNA polymerase subunit alpha, giving the protein MKQFSRPEFKLIKEEKSKNYGEFQVEPLERGFGITLGNALRRTLLSSTPGAAVYAIKLDKAAHEFTSIEGIVENVSRIILNIKKLAIRIDSNIFEDDEVVEIKLKSSTVGELTAGDIETPTGVEVVNKDLKICTIADGGSINLIMFAKNSRGYRTFKDNKKEKMLLADAITIDSNYSPILNVAYEVETTKIGKSVDLEKLVMKVETNGTLSVADAVATAAKILVEHLEFFVNLNEEINDIKVIGATSEEDEKELDKIVEDLDFTQRSLNCLKRANINTLRDLVSKSEDDIQEIRNLGRKSLKEIKDKVVQLGLTFRQD; this is encoded by the coding sequence ATGAAACAATTTTCAAGACCAGAATTTAAATTAATAAAAGAAGAAAAAAGTAAGAATTATGGGGAATTTCAAGTAGAACCTCTTGAAAGGGGTTTTGGTATTACCTTAGGTAATGCTTTAAGAAGAACTTTACTTTCTTCAACACCAGGAGCAGCAGTTTATGCAATAAAGTTAGATAAAGCGGCTCATGAATTTACTTCAATAGAAGGTATTGTTGAAAACGTAAGTAGAATTATATTAAATATTAAAAAACTAGCAATTAGAATAGATTCAAATATTTTTGAAGATGATGAAGTTGTAGAAATAAAACTTAAATCTTCAACTGTTGGAGAATTAACAGCAGGAGATATAGAGACTCCTACTGGTGTGGAAGTTGTTAACAAAGATTTAAAAATCTGTACAATAGCTGATGGTGGAAGCATTAATTTAATTATGTTTGCAAAAAACTCTAGAGGTTATAGAACATTCAAAGATAACAAAAAAGAAAAAATGTTATTAGCTGATGCTATTACTATTGACTCAAATTACTCACCAATCCTAAACGTTGCTTATGAAGTAGAAACAACTAAAATTGGTAAATCAGTTGATTTAGAAAAGTTAGTAATGAAGGTTGAAACAAATGGAACGTTATCAGTTGCTGATGCTGTTGCTACAGCTGCAAAAATACTAGTTGAACATTTAGAGTTCTTTGTAAATCTAAATGAAGAAATCAATGATATTAAAGTTATTGGTGCTACTAGCGAAGAAGACGAAAAAGAATTGGATAAAATTGTAGAAGATTTAGATTTCACACAAAGAAGTTTAAATTGCTTAAAAAGAGCAAATATTAATACATTACGTGATTTAGTTTCAAAAAGTGAAGATGACATCCAGGAAATAAGAAACTTAGGAAGAAAATCACTTAAGGAAATTAAAGATAAGGTTGTTCAATTAGGCCTTACATTCAGACAAGACTAG
- the rpsK gene encoding 30S ribosomal protein S11: MAKVKQNTTKKKVKKNIAKGIAHIHSTFNNTIVTISDEKGNVIAWSSAGALGFKGSKKSTPYAAQLIAEAAGKGAIDNGVKTISVEVKGPGPGRDAAVRSLQGIGLEITSIKDTTPIPHNGVRPPKRPRG, translated from the coding sequence ATGGCAAAAGTTAAGCAAAATACAACAAAGAAAAAAGTCAAAAAAAATATTGCTAAGGGTATTGCTCACATCCACTCAACATTTAATAATACAATTGTTACAATATCTGATGAAAAAGGTAATGTTATTGCATGATCAAGTGCTGGGGCACTTGGATTCAAAGGAAGCAAAAAGTCAACTCCTTATGCTGCTCAGTTAATAGCAGAAGCAGCAGGTAAAGGTGCTATAGATAATGGGGTAAAGACTATTTCTGTAGAAGTAAAAGGACCGGGTCCAGGAAGAGATGCGGCTGTTAGAAGCTTGCAAGGAATTGGACTAGAAATAACTTCAATAAAAGACACAACACCAATACCCCATAATGGTGTACGTCCCCCAAAGAGACCAAGAGGATAA
- the rpsM gene encoding 30S ribosomal protein S13, with the protein MARINGVEIPNEKRVVIALTYIYGIGLTTSQKVLEIAKISEDTRVKDLSEQNIKLISQEITKFKTEGDLRREVALNIKRLMEIGCYRGLRHRKGLPVRGQSTKQNARTRKGPRKTVANKKK; encoded by the coding sequence ATGGCTCGTATAAACGGTGTAGAAATTCCAAATGAAAAAAGAGTTGTTATTGCACTTACATATATTTATGGAATCGGATTAACAACTTCACAGAAAGTTTTAGAAATTGCAAAAATAAGTGAAGACACAAGAGTAAAAGACTTGTCTGAGCAAAATATTAAATTAATATCTCAAGAAATCACAAAGTTTAAAACAGAAGGTGATTTACGTAGAGAAGTTGCTTTAAACATTAAAAGATTAATGGAAATTGGATGTTATAGAGGGTTAAGACATAGAAAAGGTTTACCAGTTAGAGGTCAATCTACTAAACAAAATGCCCGTACAAGAAAAGGTCCACGTAAAACTGTGGCTAACAAGAAAAAATAG
- the rpmJ gene encoding 50S ribosomal protein L36, producing the protein MKVRSSVKKICDKCRIIKRKSRVMVICEQPKHKQRQG; encoded by the coding sequence ATGAAAGTTAGATCATCTGTAAAAAAAATATGCGACAAGTGTCGTATTATAAAACGTAAAAGCCGTGTAATGGTTATTTGTGAACAGCCTAAACATAAACAACGCCAAGGTTAA
- the infA gene encoding translation initiation factor IF-1: MAKEDYLEVDGIVLEVLPNATFKVKLDNEIVIDAHVSGKIRMNYIRILPGDKVTVAISPYDHTRGRITYRFKNSK, from the coding sequence ATGGCAAAAGAAGATTATTTAGAAGTAGATGGAATCGTTTTAGAAGTATTACCAAACGCTACTTTTAAGGTGAAATTAGATAATGAAATAGTTATTGATGCCCACGTGTCTGGTAAAATCCGTATGAATTACATCCGCATTTTACCAGGTGACAAAGTAACTGTAGCAATTTCACCTTACGATCATACACGTGGAAGAATTACTTATAGATTTAAAAACTCGAAGTAA
- the map gene encoding type I methionyl aminopeptidase: MSITIKNSEQIEKMKYAGQVLAEALLRLKKMIKPGVNCLDLDKDFIEFITEKGCQSNFKGYYEYPAHICVSINEQLIHGIPKNRVLKDGDIVSIDAGCIYKGYNSDSAFTIICGTSSNELHKKLVELTERSLYLAIEQVRAGVRIGTISSTVQNFIEENGFHLPTSYSGHGIGLEMHEDPFIPNVGIKNTGMRLVPGMTICIEPMVQVGTDKTVVDGDKWTVLSKDGSMSAHFEHTILVTEGDPEILTLIK; this comes from the coding sequence ATGTCAATAACTATAAAAAATAGCGAACAAATTGAAAAAATGAAATACGCTGGTCAGGTATTAGCAGAAGCTTTATTGAGATTGAAAAAAATGATAAAACCTGGTGTGAATTGCCTTGATTTAGATAAAGATTTTATTGAGTTCATAACTGAAAAAGGATGTCAAAGTAATTTTAAAGGTTATTACGAGTATCCTGCACATATTTGTGTATCAATAAATGAGCAATTAATACATGGAATACCAAAAAATAGAGTTTTAAAAGATGGTGACATTGTGTCTATTGATGCTGGTTGCATTTATAAAGGCTACAATAGTGATAGTGCTTTTACTATCATTTGCGGAACATCATCAAATGAGTTACACAAAAAATTAGTCGAATTGACTGAAAGGTCACTTTACTTGGCAATTGAACAGGTAAGAGCCGGTGTACGCATCGGAACTATATCTTCTACTGTTCAAAATTTTATAGAAGAAAATGGTTTTCATTTGCCAACTAGTTATTCGGGACATGGGATTGGGTTAGAGATGCATGAAGATCCTTTTATACCAAATGTTGGTATAAAAAATACTGGAATGAGATTAGTTCCAGGTATGACAATATGTATTGAACCAATGGTTCAAGTTGGAACGGACAAAACAGTCGTAGATGGTGACAAATGAACAGTGTTATCAAAAGATGGTAGTATGTCAGCTCATTTTGAGCATACTATTTTAGTAACAGAAGGCGATCCAGAAATATTAACTTTAATTAAATAA
- a CDS encoding adenylate kinase family protein: MNILMLGAPGSGKGTQSELLCDKKAFIHLSTGDLFRKNISGETELGLLAKSYINQGYLVPDDVTNKMVQVFLKSESDNLIFDGYPRTIDQAIELDIMLRTYDKSLSHVIYLDIDNSVLLDRIVNRLVCPTCKRSYHKITRRPLVENICDFDSTNLIVREDDTLDKVNQRLLTYNTQTKPLIEFYKDRLIKINANNKRPEELFAIISEALGI, encoded by the coding sequence ATGAATATATTAATGTTAGGTGCTCCAGGTAGCGGAAAAGGTACTCAATCAGAACTACTTTGTGATAAGAAAGCTTTTATACATCTATCTACTGGTGATCTATTTAGAAAAAACATTAGTGGTGAAACAGAGTTAGGATTATTGGCAAAGTCATACATAAATCAAGGTTATTTAGTTCCTGATGATGTAACAAATAAAATGGTACAGGTTTTTTTAAAAAGTGAATCTGATAATCTTATATTTGATGGTTACCCAAGAACCATTGATCAAGCCATTGAACTTGATATTATGTTAAGAACGTACGATAAAAGTCTAAGTCATGTTATATATTTAGACATTGACAATTCTGTCTTGCTTGACAGAATTGTTAATCGTTTAGTTTGTCCTACTTGCAAAAGAAGTTATCATAAAATTACAAGAAGACCCTTAGTAGAAAATATATGTGATTTTGACAGTACTAATTTAATCGTAAGAGAAGATGATACTTTAGATAAAGTTAACCAAAGGTTATTAACTTATAACACTCAAACAAAACCTTTGATTGAATTTTATAAGGACAGATTAATAAAAATAAATGCTAATAATAAAAGACCAGAAGAGTTGTTTGCAATAATAAGTGAAGCTCTAGGTATTTAA